Proteins encoded by one window of Nicotiana tabacum cultivar K326 chromosome 10, ASM71507v2, whole genome shotgun sequence:
- the LOC107776624 gene encoding uncharacterized protein LOC107776624 isoform X2 — protein MMSVERSFEAWEEVQRHGQDLADKLAQGVTGLIQSHISPPSFSWPDPQSSKLFDVELISQSFIPRDFGIAVDNTAISGVSAIFDIGNRLGQATKLFDVELPSQNFIPRDFGIGIDNSAITGVSSIFDIGNRIGQAGADFGACLNGMVQQFVRKLPVPFRQDEKLGVSMMAGTNSHRADLGITLQEDLGSLAERFRGYGNAEKDSADDRPGEEEFFGVNLKAFKNFGRSQGTINVSSTYESRTRNVESSVVARGDLWRVEASQGSSTSGNENSSLFLVQLGPVLFVRDSTLLLPVHLSKQHLLWYGYDRKRGMHSLCPAVWSKHRRWLLMSMICLKPLACSFMDLQFPNGQITYVAGEGVSTSAFLPLCGGLLQAQGQYPGELKFSFSCKNKYGTCIMPMMHLPDKSFSFGVTQALAWKRSGLMYRPTIQLSICDLLVRVSNCVHSTCILLTCTCMPDIWWEQPWFAGRNHTFSKGGIKCHLWLHSCKTFFCLRIVSSWAIKVEWKCWEFRVGFQG, from the exons ATGATGTCTGTGGAGAGATCATTTGAAGCATGGGAAGAGGTGCAAAGACATGGGCAAGACTTAGCTGATAAGCTTGCTCAAGGAGTCACTGGTTTGATTCAGTCGCATATTAGTCCTCCGTCGTTTTCGTGGCCTGATCCACAAAGTTCCAAGCTTTTTGATGTAGAGTTGATTAGTCAAAGTTTCATTCCGAGAGATTTTGGGATAGCTGTGGATAACACTGCAATTTCAGGGGTTTCCGCCatttttgatattgggaacaGATTAGGGCAGGCTACCAAGCTTTTTGATGTCGAGTTGCCAAGTCAGAATTTCATTCCAAGGGATTTTGGGATCGGTATTGATAACTCTGCGATTACAGGGGTTTCATCAatttttgatattgggaacaGAATAGGACAGGCTGGAGCAGACTTCGGGGCTTGCTTAAATGGAATGGTTCAGCAGTTTGTCAGGAAGTTGCCAGTGCCTTTTCGGCAAGACGAGAAGTTAGGGGTATCTATGATGGCGGGGACGAATAGCCATAGAGCTGATCTGGGTATTACATTGCAGGAGGATTTGGGGTCGTTGGCCGAAAGATTTAGGGGATATGGGAATGCTGAAAAGGATTCAGCTGATGATAGGCCGGGCGAAGAAGAGTTTTTTGGTGTTAATTTGAAGGCattcaaaaattttggcagatCACAG GGTACGATCAATGTTTCATCAACGTATGAAAGTAGGACCAGAAATGTAGAAAGTTCTGTGGTTGCCAGAGGAGATTTATGGAGAGTTGAGGCATCACAAGGCAGTTCCACATCAGGAAATGAAAATTCTTCCCTGTTCCTTGTCCAGCTTGGACCAGTGCTTTTTGTCCGTGATTCAACATTACTTCTGCCAGTTCACTTGTCTAAGCAACACCTTCTTTGGTATGGCTATGATAGGAAG CGTGGGATGCATTCTCTTTGTCCAGCTGTGTGGTCAAAGCATCGAAGGTGGCTGCTTATGTCAATGATCTGTCTTAAACCTTTGGCCTGT TCGTTTATGGACTTGCAATTTCCAAATGGTCAAATAACTTATGTGGCTGGGGAGGGCGTTTCCACCAGTGCTTTTTTACCTCTATGTGGAGGTCTGCTCCAAGCCCAGGGTCAATACCCAGGGGAGCTCAAGTTCAGTTTCTCTTGCAAG AATAAATATGGAACGTGCATTATGCCAATGATGCATTTGCCTGACAAATCATTTAGCTTTGGGGTCACCCAGGCTTTAGCTTGGAAGAGATCTGGTCTCATGTATAGGCCAACCATTCAATTAAG TATATGTGACTTGCTTGTGCGCGTTAGCAATTGTGTTCATAGCACTTGCATTCTGCTTACATGTACA TGTATGCCCGACATTTGGTGGGAGCAGCCCTGGTTTGCAGGCAGAAATCACACATTCTCTAAAGGAGGAATTAAGTGTCATCTGTGGTTGCACAGTTGCAAGACATTCTTCTGCCTACGCATCGTTAGCT CTTGGGCGATCAAAGTGGAATGGAAATGTTGGGAGTTCAGGGTTGGTTTTCAAGGTTGA
- the LOC107776624 gene encoding uncharacterized protein LOC107776624 isoform X1, translating to MMSVERSFEAWEEVQRHGQDLADKLAQGVTGLIQSHISPPSFSWPDPQSSKLFDVELISQSFIPRDFGIAVDNTAISGVSAIFDIGNRLGQATKLFDVELPSQNFIPRDFGIGIDNSAITGVSSIFDIGNRIGQAGADFGACLNGMVQQFVRKLPVPFRQDEKLGVSMMAGTNSHRADLGITLQEDLGSLAERFRGYGNAEKDSADDRPGEEEFFGVNLKAFKNFGRSQGTINVSSTYESRTRNVESSVVARGDLWRVEASQGSSTSGNENSSLFLVQLGPVLFVRDSTLLLPVHLSKQHLLWYGYDRKRGMHSLCPAVWSKHRRWLLMSMICLKPLACSFMDLQFPNGQITYVAGEGVSTSAFLPLCGGLLQAQGQYPGELKFSFSCKNKYGTCIMPMMHLPDKSFSFGVTQALAWKRSGLMYRPTIQLSVCPTFGGSSPGLQAEITHSLKEELSVICGCTVARHSSAYASLALGRSKWNGNVGSSGLVFKVETPLGNTVRPSFSVQLNSGIEF from the exons ATGATGTCTGTGGAGAGATCATTTGAAGCATGGGAAGAGGTGCAAAGACATGGGCAAGACTTAGCTGATAAGCTTGCTCAAGGAGTCACTGGTTTGATTCAGTCGCATATTAGTCCTCCGTCGTTTTCGTGGCCTGATCCACAAAGTTCCAAGCTTTTTGATGTAGAGTTGATTAGTCAAAGTTTCATTCCGAGAGATTTTGGGATAGCTGTGGATAACACTGCAATTTCAGGGGTTTCCGCCatttttgatattgggaacaGATTAGGGCAGGCTACCAAGCTTTTTGATGTCGAGTTGCCAAGTCAGAATTTCATTCCAAGGGATTTTGGGATCGGTATTGATAACTCTGCGATTACAGGGGTTTCATCAatttttgatattgggaacaGAATAGGACAGGCTGGAGCAGACTTCGGGGCTTGCTTAAATGGAATGGTTCAGCAGTTTGTCAGGAAGTTGCCAGTGCCTTTTCGGCAAGACGAGAAGTTAGGGGTATCTATGATGGCGGGGACGAATAGCCATAGAGCTGATCTGGGTATTACATTGCAGGAGGATTTGGGGTCGTTGGCCGAAAGATTTAGGGGATATGGGAATGCTGAAAAGGATTCAGCTGATGATAGGCCGGGCGAAGAAGAGTTTTTTGGTGTTAATTTGAAGGCattcaaaaattttggcagatCACAG GGTACGATCAATGTTTCATCAACGTATGAAAGTAGGACCAGAAATGTAGAAAGTTCTGTGGTTGCCAGAGGAGATTTATGGAGAGTTGAGGCATCACAAGGCAGTTCCACATCAGGAAATGAAAATTCTTCCCTGTTCCTTGTCCAGCTTGGACCAGTGCTTTTTGTCCGTGATTCAACATTACTTCTGCCAGTTCACTTGTCTAAGCAACACCTTCTTTGGTATGGCTATGATAGGAAG CGTGGGATGCATTCTCTTTGTCCAGCTGTGTGGTCAAAGCATCGAAGGTGGCTGCTTATGTCAATGATCTGTCTTAAACCTTTGGCCTGT TCGTTTATGGACTTGCAATTTCCAAATGGTCAAATAACTTATGTGGCTGGGGAGGGCGTTTCCACCAGTGCTTTTTTACCTCTATGTGGAGGTCTGCTCCAAGCCCAGGGTCAATACCCAGGGGAGCTCAAGTTCAGTTTCTCTTGCAAG AATAAATATGGAACGTGCATTATGCCAATGATGCATTTGCCTGACAAATCATTTAGCTTTGGGGTCACCCAGGCTTTAGCTTGGAAGAGATCTGGTCTCATGTATAGGCCAACCATTCAATTAAG TGTATGCCCGACATTTGGTGGGAGCAGCCCTGGTTTGCAGGCAGAAATCACACATTCTCTAAAGGAGGAATTAAGTGTCATCTGTGGTTGCACAGTTGCAAGACATTCTTCTGCCTACGCATCGTTAGCT CTTGGGCGATCAAAGTGGAATGGAAATGTTGGGAGTTCAGGGTTGGTTTTCAAGGTTGAAACACCTCTTGGCAACACTGTCCGGCCTTCCTTCTCCGTTCAGTTGAACAGTGGGATCGAGTTCTAA